CGTGCCAACCGCGAAGCGAAGAAAGCGCGCGAAGGCGACGATGCCCTGGCCTGTGCCCCCGGGTGCTGCTGACGCATCACGCGGCGCCAACCCCGGCGGAGCGACAATCGGGTTTTGCCTTTCGGAGAACCCTTCCATGAAGCTTCGGCAGCTCGGTCGCTCGCCGCTCCAGGTCGCCCCGCTCGCCTTCGGCGGCAACGTATTCGGCTGGAGCGTCGACGAGGCACGATCCTTCGACCTCCTCGACGCTTTCGTCGACGAGGGCTTCAACCTCATCGACACCGCGGACGTCTACGAAGCCTGGGTGCCCGGCAACGAAGGCGGCGAGTCGGAGACCATCATCGGCAACTGGCTGAAGGCGTCCGGCAAGCGCGACAAGGTGCTCATCGCCACCAAGGTCGGCAAGTGGGCGCGCTACCCGGGGCTTTCGCCGACCAACATCAAGGAGGCGGTGGACGATTCCCTTCGCCGCCTGAAGACGGATTACATCGACCTCTACCAGTCGCACGAAGACGATCCGAAGGTGCCGCTGGAGGAAACCCTGCGCGCGTTCGACGACCTCGTCACCTCGGGCAAGGTCCGCGCGATCGGCGCATCGAACTACGCTTCCACCCGTCTTGCCGATGCGCTCGAAACCAGCAGGGACAAGGGCCTGAGTCGCTACGAATCGTTGCAACCCGAGTACAACCTCATGGACCGCCAGGGCTTCGAGGCATCGCTGCAACCGTTGTGCGTGGAGAAGAACGTCGGCGTCATCACCTACTACTCGCTCGCCAGCGGCTTCCTGAGCGGCAAGTACCGGAGCGAAGCCGACCTGGACAAGAGCAAGGCACGTGGCGGCCGGGTGAAAAGCTATCTCGGCGAGCGGGGCATGCGCGTGCTCGGCGCGCTCGACGAAGTCGCCGGACGGCACGATGCCACGCCCGCGCAGGTCGCGCTCGCATGGCTGATGAAACGTCCCGCCGTGACGGCGGTCATCGCCAGCGCGACGACGGTGGACCAGCTTCACGATATCGCCCGTGCGGCATCCGTCGCGCTGGGCGAGGACGATGTCGCGATGCTCGATGCGGCCAGCGCCTAGGGGCCATCCCCTACAAGGCAAGGCGGCGGCCGCCTACACGAAAAGCAGGGCTATATCGCCATGATGACGCGGCCGGCATGAAGCCGGCAACGCACTCAAGGAGGATACATGCGCCGCTTCATCCGTTTTTCGACACTGGCCCGCACCGTGTTCGGTGCCGCCGCCCTGTTCCACGGCACGGGTGCCCTGGGCAGCGAGACCACCACCGGCCTGCGTTGCCACTATCGCCTGCGCGACGACCCTTCCGGCGCGGCCACCACGTTCGCGATGCCGAACTACAAGGTCAAGGGCTATTGGCGCAGCTCCAGCATCCTGCCTTCGCGCAGCCTGTTCTTCACCGACGACCGCCCGCAGAACCTCCTCGACGCATGCCGGCGCTACCTCGCCACGTTGTCGCAGGTCGGCGAATTCGTCGGCATGACCGCCGCCACCTCGTCGCAGAGCTACAACTACGAGTTCTGGTACAACGGCGACCTCAAGCCCGGGGCTCCCATCGAGCGCATCGTCTCGTTCGGCGACAGCCTCTCCGACACGGGCAACATGCACAACGAGTCGCAGTGGCAACTCCCCAGCGGCGCCTGGTACGCGGGCCGATTCAGCAATGGCCCCGTCTGGGTGGAACACCTCGCCCGTCGCAATGGCCTCACCCTCCACAACTGGGCCATCGGCGGTGCGCAGACCCGGGACGTCTATTTTGGATTGATCCATGGCGTCGACAGGCAGGTGGACGGCTTTTTCAACTACATGCAGTCGGCCAGGGACTACGACATCTCGCGCACCCTGTTCACCTTCCTCGCGGCGGGCAACGATTTCGTCAATGACACGAAGACGGCCCCCGAGATCCTCGAACAGCAGGAAAAGACCTTGCGTAAACTGGCCGAGCGAGGCGCACGCAAGATCCTCCTCGTCAATCTCCCCGACGTCTCCGTCGCACCGGTCTTCCGCATGGGGCGTACCGATGGAGCCGCCGTACTGGGCAAGGTGGAGTACTACAACGCGCATCTGGGCGAGATGGCGCGTCGGGTGGCGGCAATGACCGGTGCGGAGATCCGGGTGGTGGACGTACGCTCGTCGTTCGATGAGGTGATGGCTCATCCGGAGCGATACGGTTTCACCAACGCCACCCGGTCGTGCCTGCGGATCGATGCGGACAGCTCCCTCAACTACCTGCGCAAACCGCCCCTGCGCGCCGGATGCTCTCCGGCCGACTACGTGTTCTGGGACAGCCTGCATCCGACCACGCGCATGCATGAACTCATGGCCGGCTGGGCCGTGGCATCGGCACCTCCATCGTGGGGTCTGCACTGATCGAGGGCATCGCTTTCGGTGGGTCGGCACGCGCCGACCCACCGGAAGGGTGCAGGACTACAGTCTCGCAAGGGCGACATCGCGATCATGTCGCGGCCGGCACCGAGTCGGCCCTCCCCCCAACGACATGGAGTCACCCATGAAGCCCATCGCCCGTCTGGCGTTGCTGGCGGCGGTCGCCTGCGCGCCTGCCAACGCCCAGTTCTTCCCACCGATCGACATCGAGTTCGGTGCGTTTCCCGTCAAGGCAAAACTGCGCTGCTGGTATCGATCGCCTCAACCCGGCAACCCCTTGGCAACGGCCTACCTCAACGCCGAAGGTTTCCAGCTCGACGGCTACTGGGCCGACCTCAGCCCCAGCCTCACGTCGAACCTTTTCTACACGAAGCAAGCCCCGGACGAGATGCGCCAAGCCTGCGAACGCACGCTGGCGAACCATGGCGTGACCGGCGTGCCGGTTCAATGGAATGCCGCCGCGACCGATCTCAGCTACAACCACCAGGTGTGGCACGAGAGTCGCCTCTCGCCGGATGCGCCGGTGGATCGCATCGTCGCCTTCGGCGACAGCCTGAGCGACACGGGCAACATCTACAACGACTTGCAGTGGAAGTTCCCGGTAGCCCATTCGTGGTTCCTCGGCCGTTTCAGCAATGGACCGGTATGGACCGAGTACTTCGCCCAGATGGCGGGAAAGCCCCTGAACAACTGGGCCATCGGCGGCTCGGAAACACGGGACTCGAACGTGTTCATCAATGGGCTCGACACGCAGATCGCGTCGTTCCGCAAGTACATGTCGCTGGCGCGGGGTTATGAGCCATCCCGTACCGTTTTCACGGTGCTGGCCGGCGCGAACGATTTCATGAACGACCGTCGGCCCGAAATCAGGACGGTGACGGACGCATCGGATCGGCTGGAAGCCGCGCTCGAAGAACTGGTCGGCCTCGGCGCGAGCAAGATCGTGCTCGTCAACCTGCCCGATATTTCACGCACGCCGGCGTTTCGCGACGACGCGCAAGAGGCCCTCGTGATAAGGGCCAAGGTGCGCCTGTACAACGACAGCCTCATCCACATCGCGAAACGGATACGCAACGTGAAGGGGGTCGACATACGTCTCGTCGACCTGTCCAGCCTGTTCGACCGGCTCCTGGCGAACCCGGGTGAGTTCGGCATCGCGGACACCACGCATTCGTGCCTGGACATGCCCCATGACAGGAAAACCGACTACCTGTTCGGGCCCGCCATGACGTCGGATTGCGACCCGCAGCGCTACGTGTTCTGGGACCGCGTGCACCCCACCACGCGGGTGCACCGGATGATCGCCGAGACGGTGTTCTCCACGGTGGCGGAAGCCTGGAAACTCGGCCAGCGCTGATGCCGTGCAACCGTCGTGACGCTCCCGGCATCACGCCGGGAGCGTCACGCGCCGATCAACGCAGCGCGTCGATGGCCGCGTTGAACGTGGCGCTCGGACGCATCGCCTGGCTGACCAGCGCCATGTCGGGATGGTAATAGCCCTTGATATCCACCGGGTGGCCCTGCGCGCCGTTGAGCTCGCCGACGATGGTCGCCTCCTTCTCGGCGAGCGTCTTGGCCAGCGGCGCGAACTTCGCCTTCAGTTCGGCATCGTCGTCCTGCGCGGCCAGCGCCTCGGCCCAATACATCGCCAGGTAGAAGTGACTGCCGCGGTTGTCGATCTCGCCGACCTTGCGCGCGGGCGACTTGTTGCTGTCGAGGAAGCGGCCGTTGGCCTGGTCGAGCGTCTTCGCCAGCACGCGGGCGTGGCGGTTGTCGTAGCGCTCGGCGAGGTGTTCGAGCGAAGCGGCCAGGGCAAGGAACTCGCCCAGCGAATCCCAGCGCAGGTAGTTCTCTTCCACGAACTGCTGCACGTGCTTCGGCGCCGAGCCGCCCGCGCCGGTCTCGAACAGGCCGCCGCCGGCCATGAGCGGCACGATGGAGAGCATCTTGGCCGAGGTGCCCAGTTCCATGATCGGGAACAGGTCGGTGAGGTAGTCGCGCAGCACGTTGCCGGTG
This window of the Luteibacter aegosomatis genome carries:
- a CDS encoding aldo/keto reductase; protein product: MKLRQLGRSPLQVAPLAFGGNVFGWSVDEARSFDLLDAFVDEGFNLIDTADVYEAWVPGNEGGESETIIGNWLKASGKRDKVLIATKVGKWARYPGLSPTNIKEAVDDSLRRLKTDYIDLYQSHEDDPKVPLEETLRAFDDLVTSGKVRAIGASNYASTRLADALETSRDKGLSRYESLQPEYNLMDRQGFEASLQPLCVEKNVGVITYYSLASGFLSGKYRSEADLDKSKARGGRVKSYLGERGMRVLGALDEVAGRHDATPAQVALAWLMKRPAVTAVIASATTVDQLHDIARAASVALGEDDVAMLDAASA
- a CDS encoding SGNH/GDSL hydrolase family protein, with protein sequence MRRFIRFSTLARTVFGAAALFHGTGALGSETTTGLRCHYRLRDDPSGAATTFAMPNYKVKGYWRSSSILPSRSLFFTDDRPQNLLDACRRYLATLSQVGEFVGMTAATSSQSYNYEFWYNGDLKPGAPIERIVSFGDSLSDTGNMHNESQWQLPSGAWYAGRFSNGPVWVEHLARRNGLTLHNWAIGGAQTRDVYFGLIHGVDRQVDGFFNYMQSARDYDISRTLFTFLAAGNDFVNDTKTAPEILEQQEKTLRKLAERGARKILLVNLPDVSVAPVFRMGRTDGAAVLGKVEYYNAHLGEMARRVAAMTGAEIRVVDVRSSFDEVMAHPERYGFTNATRSCLRIDADSSLNYLRKPPLRAGCSPADYVFWDSLHPTTRMHELMAGWAVASAPPSWGLH
- a CDS encoding SGNH/GDSL hydrolase family protein; amino-acid sequence: MKPIARLALLAAVACAPANAQFFPPIDIEFGAFPVKAKLRCWYRSPQPGNPLATAYLNAEGFQLDGYWADLSPSLTSNLFYTKQAPDEMRQACERTLANHGVTGVPVQWNAAATDLSYNHQVWHESRLSPDAPVDRIVAFGDSLSDTGNIYNDLQWKFPVAHSWFLGRFSNGPVWTEYFAQMAGKPLNNWAIGGSETRDSNVFINGLDTQIASFRKYMSLARGYEPSRTVFTVLAGANDFMNDRRPEIRTVTDASDRLEAALEELVGLGASKIVLVNLPDISRTPAFRDDAQEALVIRAKVRLYNDSLIHIAKRIRNVKGVDIRLVDLSSLFDRLLANPGEFGIADTTHSCLDMPHDRKTDYLFGPAMTSDCDPQRYVFWDRVHPTTRVHRMIAETVFSTVAEAWKLGQR